A genomic window from Eleginops maclovinus isolate JMC-PN-2008 ecotype Puerto Natales chromosome 9, JC_Emac_rtc_rv5, whole genome shotgun sequence includes:
- the rad23ab gene encoding RAD23 homolog A, nucleotide excision repair protein b isoform X2 produces the protein MLIITLKTLQQQTFKIEIDPELTVKALKEKIEKDRGKDAFPAAGQKLIYAGKILNDDTPLEEYKIDEKNFVVVMVTKPKPAPPPQAAPKPTPQPAAAPAPSSAATSVPPTPTHSVSAATPAPQSAPPSESQPPVPENTSLAPVEAPDSSTASAPAPTPDSTPASEAVQTAQASAPADLPPSSAKPEEKPREDPEEESSATAPISSSLIDELDLLEEAASILVTGPAYENLVSEIMCMGYEREQVVAALRASYNNPDRAVEYLLMGIPEATELPPPEPVRQSAPANPPAPATQEPQPPPPAPTRPVSGSQPPSAGGGAVPTGNPLEFLRNQPQFQQMRQIIQQNPALLPALLQQLGRDNPQLLQQITQHQERFVQMLNEPRPGDTEGEGAEGQGPPQTNYIQVTPQEKEAIERLKALGFPEGLVIQAYFACEKNENLAANFLLQQTWDDE, from the exons ATGCTGATAATAACACTGAAGACCCTCCAACAGCAGACgttcaaaatagaaatagaccCAGAACTGACG gtGAAAGCcctgaaagagaaaatagagaAGGACAGAGGGAAGGATGCATTTCCTGCTGCAGGACAAAAACTCATCTATGCAG GCAAAATTCTTAATGATGACACCCCGCTGGAAGAATACAAAATCGATGAGAAAAACTTTGTAGTAGTCATGGTAACGAAG CCTAAACCAGCCCCCCCACCACAAGCAGCCCCTAAGCCAACTCCCCAACCAGCAGCGGCTCCAGCACCATCCTCCGCCGCAACATCCGTGCCTCCCACACCCACACATTCAGTGTCTGCAGCCACACCTGCCCCACAGTCCGCGCCTCCCTCTGAATCACAGCCCCCAGTCCCAGAAAACACCTCCCTTGCTCCTGTTGAAGCTCCAGACTCAAGTACAGCCTCAGCTCCAGCCCCTACCCCAGACTCTACTCCAGCTTCAGAGGCTGTGCAGACGGCCCAGGCCTCAGCCCCTGCAGATCTACCCCCCTCTTCTGCCAAGCCAGAAGAAAAGCCAAGAGAAGACCCTGAGGAGGAATCATCCGCCACGGCACCCATCTCCTCCAG CCTCATTGATGAACTGGATCTCCTTGAAGAAGCAGCTTCAATACTTG TGACAGGTCCAGCCTATGAGAACCTGGTGTCAGAGATCATGTGTATGGGTTATGAGCGGGAGCAGGTCGTGGCTGCGCTCCGAGCCAGCTACAACAACCCCGACCGAGCCGTGGAGTATCTGCTCATG GGTATCCCAGAAGCCACTGAGCTGCCACCTCCAGAGCCAGTAAGACAGAGTGCTCCCGCCAATCCCCCCGCCCCGGCTACACAAGAACCACAACCGCCGCCACCAGCCCCAACCA GGCCAGTGTCTGGCAGCCAGCCCCCCTCTGCTGGGGGGGGTGCTGTCCCCACAGGGAACCCTCTGGAGTTCCTGAGGAACCAGCCTCAGTTCCAGCAGATGAGACAGATCATCCAGCAGAACCCGGCCCTGCTCCCAGCCCTTCTGCAGCAGCTGGGCCGAGACAACCcgcagctgctgcag CAGATCACGCAGCACCAGGAGCGTTTTGTGCAGATGTTGAACGAGCCAAGACCTGGAGACACGGAAGGGGAGGGAGCCGAGGGCCAGGGGCCGCCACAAACCAACTACATCCAGGTCACCCCCCAGGAGAAGGAGGCCATCGAGAGG TTAAAAGCGCTGGGCTTCCCTGAAGGCTTAGTCATCCAGGCTTACTTCGCCTGCGAGAAGAACGAGAATCTAGCAGCTAACTTCCTGCTACAGCAGACATGGGACGACGAGTAA
- the rad23ab gene encoding RAD23 homolog A, nucleotide excision repair protein b isoform X1 — protein MLIITLKTLQQQTFKIEIDPELTVKALKEKIEKDRGKDAFPAAGQKLIYAGKILNDDTPLEEYKIDEKNFVVVMVTKPKPAPPPQAAPKPTPQPAAAPAPSSAATSVPPTPTHSVSAATPAPQSAPPSESQPPVPENTSLAPVEAPDSSTASAPAPTPDSTPASEAVQTAQASAPADLPPSSAKPEEKPREDPEEESSATAPISSSLIDELDLLEEAASILVTGPAYENLVSEIMCMGYEREQVVAALRASYNNPDRAVEYLLMGIPEATELPPPEPVRQSAPANPPAPATQEPQPPPPAPTTGPVSGSQPPSAGGGAVPTGNPLEFLRNQPQFQQMRQIIQQNPALLPALLQQLGRDNPQLLQQITQHQERFVQMLNEPRPGDTEGEGAEGQGPPQTNYIQVTPQEKEAIERLKALGFPEGLVIQAYFACEKNENLAANFLLQQTWDDE, from the exons ATGCTGATAATAACACTGAAGACCCTCCAACAGCAGACgttcaaaatagaaatagaccCAGAACTGACG gtGAAAGCcctgaaagagaaaatagagaAGGACAGAGGGAAGGATGCATTTCCTGCTGCAGGACAAAAACTCATCTATGCAG GCAAAATTCTTAATGATGACACCCCGCTGGAAGAATACAAAATCGATGAGAAAAACTTTGTAGTAGTCATGGTAACGAAG CCTAAACCAGCCCCCCCACCACAAGCAGCCCCTAAGCCAACTCCCCAACCAGCAGCGGCTCCAGCACCATCCTCCGCCGCAACATCCGTGCCTCCCACACCCACACATTCAGTGTCTGCAGCCACACCTGCCCCACAGTCCGCGCCTCCCTCTGAATCACAGCCCCCAGTCCCAGAAAACACCTCCCTTGCTCCTGTTGAAGCTCCAGACTCAAGTACAGCCTCAGCTCCAGCCCCTACCCCAGACTCTACTCCAGCTTCAGAGGCTGTGCAGACGGCCCAGGCCTCAGCCCCTGCAGATCTACCCCCCTCTTCTGCCAAGCCAGAAGAAAAGCCAAGAGAAGACCCTGAGGAGGAATCATCCGCCACGGCACCCATCTCCTCCAG CCTCATTGATGAACTGGATCTCCTTGAAGAAGCAGCTTCAATACTTG TGACAGGTCCAGCCTATGAGAACCTGGTGTCAGAGATCATGTGTATGGGTTATGAGCGGGAGCAGGTCGTGGCTGCGCTCCGAGCCAGCTACAACAACCCCGACCGAGCCGTGGAGTATCTGCTCATG GGTATCCCAGAAGCCACTGAGCTGCCACCTCCAGAGCCAGTAAGACAGAGTGCTCCCGCCAATCCCCCCGCCCCGGCTACACAAGAACCACAACCGCCGCCACCAGCCCCAACCA CAGGGCCAGTGTCTGGCAGCCAGCCCCCCTCTGCTGGGGGGGGTGCTGTCCCCACAGGGAACCCTCTGGAGTTCCTGAGGAACCAGCCTCAGTTCCAGCAGATGAGACAGATCATCCAGCAGAACCCGGCCCTGCTCCCAGCCCTTCTGCAGCAGCTGGGCCGAGACAACCcgcagctgctgcag CAGATCACGCAGCACCAGGAGCGTTTTGTGCAGATGTTGAACGAGCCAAGACCTGGAGACACGGAAGGGGAGGGAGCCGAGGGCCAGGGGCCGCCACAAACCAACTACATCCAGGTCACCCCCCAGGAGAAGGAGGCCATCGAGAGG TTAAAAGCGCTGGGCTTCCCTGAAGGCTTAGTCATCCAGGCTTACTTCGCCTGCGAGAAGAACGAGAATCTAGCAGCTAACTTCCTGCTACAGCAGACATGGGACGACGAGTAA
- the LOC134869859 gene encoding LOW QUALITY PROTEIN: epidermal growth factor receptor substrate 15-like 1 (The sequence of the model RefSeq protein was modified relative to this genomic sequence to represent the inferred CDS: inserted 1 base in 1 codon), translating to MAALTSLTQVDPGNTGRVGPTEAALFLKKSGLPDITLGKIWDLADPDGKGYLDKQGFYVALRLVACAQNGHEVSLSSLNLTIPPPKFKDTSSPSLSSTAPASSELHWAVRPEEKNTFDGIFESLAPVNGLLSGDKVKPVLINSKLPLDVLGKVWDLSDIDKDGHLDRDEFAVAMHLVYRALEKEPVPSILPSSLIPPSKRKKSLGSVAGSAAGLPASPPPPKDSLRSTPSHGSMNSLNSTGSLSPKHTLKSGQHSLNWVVPVSDRGRYDDIFLKTDADLDGFVSGHEVKDIFMHSGLSQNVLAHIWALADTRQLGKLTREQFALAMYLIQQKVSKGIDPPQALTADMLPPSERGTPVPSMSGYMTPVGSEMAALSEMRRDSSSSVGSGEFTGXQELDDISQEIAQLQREKYTLEQDIREAEEAIRHKSAEVQEMQNDLDRETASLQELEAQKQDAQDRLEEMDQQKHKLEDMLNEVRIKCQEESHMISTLQNQIHSQETDLQSQEEELIRAKADLGRLQQEENQLEQSLAAGKIQLETIIKSLKATQDEINQARSKLSQIQDSQQEVSKSIEQYNSTLNGTHGGSMTNLADMSEGFSDRENGGFPSMEDPFKVKPSVFNSQPQELHTDPFHSEDPFKTDPFKGDPFQNDPFAKQPSTVTDPFGGDPFKETDPFKASSEDFFKKTTKMDPFSTPDPFSKSATLPSKQPTSHFTSNDPFSTSNPKPKGPDLNPLMSSLEEKSRDGQNLFGTLDPFGSSSFSSGSNSSAGFADFSLMSKPREPFEGRAGWLPDYQKSVFVDDPFSRKNDTPALPPKKSVPPRPKPPSGKSTPVSTSGAVDPSKPCDPFQPFGSDAIDPFQTKKGVGDPFSGKDPFAPSSATRPEKAKFGNEAQQLEWAKRESERAERERLKRLRQQEQEDLELAIALSKAEMSNA from the exons ATGGCAGCTCTCACATCTCTCACCCAG GTGGACCCTGGGAATACGGGTAGAGTTGGACCAACAGAAGCTGCCTTGTTCTTAAAGAAGTCTGGACTCCCTGACATTACATTGGGAAAG ATTTGGGATTTGGCCGATCCCGATGGCAAAGGATATCTTGACAAACAG GGGTTTTACGTCGCTCTGCGTTTGGTGGCCTGCGCTCAGAATGGTCATGAAGTCAGTCTCTCCAGCCTCAACCTCACAATCCCCCCACCCAAGTTT AAGGACACCAGCAGTCCGTCTCTAAGCAGCACAGCTCCCGCCTCCAGCGAATTACACTGGGCCGTCAGG CCCGAGGAGAAGAATACATTTGATGGGATTTTTGAGAGTTTGGCTCCAGTCAATGGCCTGCTGTCAGGAGACAAGGTGAAACCCGTCTTAATCAACTCTAAACTACCTCTGGACGTCCTCGGGAAG GTTTGGGACCTGAGTGACATTGATAAAGATGGCCACCTGGACAGAGACGAGTTTGCAGTG GCCATGCACCTGGTGTACCGGGCCCTGGAGAAAGAGCCTGTCCCttccatcctcccctcctccctcatcccGCCGTCTAAGAGGAAGAAAAGTCTGGGCTCAGTGGCTGGCTCTGCCGCTGGACTACCTGCaagcccccccccaccaaaaGACTCGTTACGCTCCACACCCTCTCATGGCAGCATGAACTCACTCAACAGCACCGGCAGCCTGTcgcccaaacacacactcaagtCTGGACAG CATTCATTGAACTGGGTGGTCCCAGTGTCAGACCGTGGTCGCTATGACGACATCTTTCTGAAGACTGACGCTGACCTGGACGGTTTTGTCAGCGGGCATGAAGTAAAGGACATCTTCATGCACTCTGGACTCTCTCAGAACGTCCTGGCCCACATATG GGCTCTGGCAGACACGAGGCAGCTAGGCAAACTGACCAGGGAGCAGTTTGCCCTCGCCATGTACCTCATCCAGCAGAAAGTCAGCAAGGGCATCGACCCCCCACAGGCCCTGACTGCCGACATGTTACCCCCCTCAGAGAGAGGGACCCCTGTACCA AGTATGTCAGGATACATGACCCCAGTGGGATCGGAGATGGCTGCTCTGTCTGAAATGAGAAGG GACAGCTCCAGTTCAGTGGGTTCCGGCGAGTTCACAG ATCAAGAGCTGGATGACATCAGCCAGGAAATAGCGCAGTTGCAGAG gGAGAAGTACACACTGGAGCAGGACATCAGAGAGGCGGAGGAGGCCATTAGACACAAGAGTGCAGAGGTGCAG GAGATGCAGAATGACCTGGACAGAGAGACGGCCAgcctgcaggagctggaggctCAGAAACAAGACGCCCAGGACCGACTGGAGGAGATGGACCAGCAAAAACACAAGTTGGAAGACATGCTGAACGAAGTCCGGATCAAGTGCCAGGAGGAGTCCCACATG ATCTCGACGCTCCAGAATCAGATCCACTCCCAGGAGACCGATCTGCAGAGCCAGGAGGAAGAGCTGATCCGGGCGAAGGCCGACCTGGGCcggctgcagcaggaggagaaccAGCTGGAACAGAGCCTGGCTGCTGGCAAGATCCAACTGGAGACCATCATCAAGTCCCTGAAGGCAACACAGGATGAGATCAACCAG gctCGCAGCAAGTTGTCCCAGATTCAGGACAGCCAACAGGAAGTGTCTAAAAGCATCGAGCAGTACAACAGCACCTTGAACGGAACCCACGGAGGCAGCATGACCAACCTGGCCGATATGAGCGAAGGCTTCAGCGACAGAGAGAACGGAGGATTCCCGTCCATG GAGGATCCATTCAAAGTGAAGCCATCTGTGTTCAACAGCCAGCCTCAGGAGCTACACACGGACCCCTTCCACTCAGAAGACCCCTTCAAAACAGACCCGTTCAAAG GGGACCCTTTCCAAAATGACCCTTTTGCAAAGCAGCCATCGACAGTCACAG ATCCTTTTGGAGGAGACCCGTTCAAAGAGACTGATCCGTTCAAGGCTTCGTCTGAAGATTTCTTTAAGAAGACCACAAAGATGGATCCTTTCTCCACACCAGACCCCTTCAGTAAAAGTGCCACATTACCATCCAAG CAGCCAACAAGTCACTTCACAAGCAATGACCCGTTCTCTACAAGCAACCCAAAACCCAAAGGACCAG ATCTAAACCCCCTGATGTCCTCCCTGGAAGAAAAGTCAAGGGATGGTCAAA ATCTGTTTGGCACGTTGGACCCGTTTGGCAGCAGTTCGTTCAGCAGCGGCAGCAACAGCTCGGCTGGCTTTGCAGACTTCAGCCTCATGTCGAAGCCCAGAGAGCCTTTTGAAGGCAGGGCCGGCTGGCTGCCAGACTACCAGAAG TCCGTGTTTGTGGACGACCCATTCAGCAGGAAGAATGACACACCAGCTCTGCCACCGAAGAAAAGTGTCCCCCCAAGGCCCAAACCCCCCAGTG GTAAGAGTACCCCAGTGAGCACGTCTGGAGCAGTTGACCCTTCCAAACCGTGTGACCCCTTCCAGCCATTTGGCAGTGACGCCATCGACCCGTTTCAGACGAAAAAGGGCGTAGGAGACCCATTCAGTGGCAAAGACCCTTTTGCCCCATCCTCAGCAACAA GACCTGAGAAAGCCAAG TTCGGGAACGAGGCTCAGCAGCTGGAGTGGGCGAAGCGTGAGAGTGAACGGGCAGAGCGTGAGCGGCTGAAGAGGCTCaggcagcaggagcaggaagaCCTGGAGCTGGCCATCGCCCTCAGCAAGGCTGAGATGTCCAACGCATGA